One stretch of Chaetodon auriga isolate fChaAug3 chromosome 18, fChaAug3.hap1, whole genome shotgun sequence DNA includes these proteins:
- the armc1l gene encoding armadillo repeat containing 1, like, translating to MMDALSVVSQLRDLASEPQNREVIVQDQGCLPGLVLFLDHKNPEVLLATLQTLRYLAELSPNIPTMKNELGMMVSLENLTGSTGLSTDITALAQEVFDILSAPANPVPRTPEREKRKKSQFFINSSNKKAKSVTLHIQGLDSIAQRGLCEEALLKVRGVISFTFQMASKRCTVRIRSDLPTESLASAIAATKVLSAEQVVKNEAGEEVFIPLNSRGVEVQQNSAIPDYLPEEEDSPEREVDKAISRTTAKEDSSGSWLNTAASFLTKTFYW from the exons ATGATGGATGCGCTGTCGGTGGTGAGTCAGCTGCGGGACCTGGCTTCTGAGCCGCAGAACAGAGAGGTAATAGTCCAGGACCAGGGCTGTCTTCCCGGGCTGGTTCTCTTCCTGGACCACAAGAATCCAGAAGTCCTACTTGCAACTCTTCAG ACCCTGCGCTACTTGGCCGAGTTGTCCCCCAACATCCCCACCATGAAGAATGAACTGGGCATGATGGTGAGCTTGGAGAACCTAACAGGGAG CACAGGCCTGTCTACTGATATCACAGCCTTGGCCCAGGAGGTGTTTGACATTCTGAGTGCACCTGCTAATCCTGTGCCACgcacacctgagagagagaagagaaagaaatctCAGTTCTTTATCAACTCCTCCAACAAGAAGGCCAAGTCTGTCACTCTGCACATCCAGGGGCTGGACAGCATT GCTCAGCGAGGCTTGTGtgaggaggctcttctgaagGTCAGAGGAGTGATCAGCTTCACCTTCCAGATGGCCTCCAAGAGATGCACTGTCCGCATCCGTTCAGACCTGCCCACTGAG AGTTTGGCATCGGCCATCGCTGCCACTAAGGTGTTGTCAGCTGAACAGGTGGTGAAGAATGAGGCAGGAGAAGAG GTTTTTATTCCCCTGAACTCCCGTGGAGTGGAAGTGCAGCAAAACTCAGCTATACCAGACTACCtcccagaggaagaggacagccCAGAGAGAGAGGTCGACAAAGCAATTTCCCGCACCACAGCCAAGGAGGACTCGAGTGGAAGCTGGCTCAACACTGCTGCCAGCTTCCTCACCAAAACATTCTACTGGTGA